The genomic window TGGACAATAATATTCCAACGTCTCCATTTACACGTTTTGCTTTTACTTCGGAAATAACAGAAGCCATAAATCACGGTAGTTTAAGCTTACCTTTTGTTTGGAAATGCGCTCAATTTGGTTATGATGGCACCGGTGTTAAAATTGTAAAAACAGTTGACGATTTAAAAGATCTACCTAACGTAGAATGCATTACTGAAAATTTGGTGCCTTTTAAAAACGAACTTGCAGTAATTGTGGCAAGAAATGCATTGGGAGAAACAAAAACCTACCCAGTGGTAGAAATGGAATTTCACCCAGAGGCCAACCAAGTAGAATATGTAATTTGTCCCGCTAGAATTGATGCTACTGTTGCTAAAAAAGCAGAAGAAGCAGCATTAAAAGTTTCTAAAGCGATTAACCATGTTGGATTATTGGCTGTTGAAATGTTTCAAACAAAAAACGATGAAATTTTAATAAACGAAGTCGCTCCAAGACCACATAATTCTGGTCACCAAACTATTGAAGCTAGCTATACATCGCAATTTGAACAACATATTCGCGCCATTTTAAATTTACCTTTAGGACGTACTGATAACAAAGTGGGAGGCGTAATGGTTAACCTTGTTGGTGCCGAAGGATTTAGCGGAAATGTGGTTTACGAAAACATAGAAAAAATAATGAGTATGGATGGTGTAACACCACATATTTATGGAAAAAAACAAACTCGCCCGTTTAGAAAAATGGGCCATGTTACTATTGTAAATGAAGATTTAAACGAAGCAAGACGGATTGCCGAAGAAGTTAAGAACTCTATTCGAGTAATTTCAGAATAAAACATATTGGAGGTTTTTATCATTCGAAGCGATTCAAAAAAAAACAATTATAAATTTAATTCATATTGAAAATGAATAAAGTAGGAGTCATCATGGGAAGCAAAAGCGACCTGCCAGTAATGCAAGATGCCATAGACATTTTAAAGGGATTTAATATTGAGGTTGAAGTTGATATTGTTTCGGCTCATCGTACACCAGAAAAATTATTCGACTACGGAAAAAACGCTCACACAAGAGGTTTTGCAGTTGTAATTGCAGGTGCAGGTGGCGCAGCACATTTACCAGGCATGATTGCTTCTCTATCTCCATTACCCGTTATTGGAGTTCCTGTAAAAAGCAGTAATTCTATTGATGGCTGGGATTCTGTGCTATCCATTTTGCAAATGCCAGGCGGTGTTCCCGTAGCAACCGTAGCTTTAAACGGCGCGAAAAACGCAGGGATTTTAGCGGCTCAAATTTTAGGAGCGAGTGACAAAGTTGTTCTAGATAAAATTATAGCCTATAAAGAAGACTTGAAAGTAAAAGTAAACGAATCGGCTAAAAACTTAGGCTAATACTATAAAATGAAAAACCTCGAAATATAAATTTCAAGGTTTTTCTAGCTATTAACAATAATCCTATAAGAGTTAGTCACTCTAAAAATTGTTGATGCAAATTTACAATAATTTACTATGCGTACATACTAAATTTTAATTTTAACTTATATTTAATTAAAATGATAAAAACATCTTTAATTACCCCATTCCAAACACCATACAATTCAGCGCCTTTTTTAGCGATTGAAAACGACGATTATCTTCCAACTTTTAAGGAATCTATACAACAAGCTAAAGCTGAAATTGATGCTATAGTTAACAATACAGAAGCTCCTTCTTTTGAAAACACAATCGTTGCTCTAGATTTTTCTGGAGAACAATTAGACAGAATTTCTAGTATATTTTTTAATCTGAATTCTGCTGAAACTAATGAAACTATTCAAAAAATAGCTCAAGAAGTTTCTCCGTTATTGTCAGAATTCAGCAATGATATCACTTTAAATGAAAATTTATTTAAACGTGTAAAAACTGTTTACAACAACAAAAGCGAACTGAATTTAACCACTGAACAACAAACCTTATTAGACAAAAAATACAAAGGTTTTTCTAGAAACGGAGCTAATTTACCAGAAGACAAAAAGGAAAAATTACGCGAAATAGACAAAAAACTGAGTCAGTTAAGCTTAAAGTTTGGTGAAAACATATTAGCCGAAACCAATAAGTTTGAAATGTTAATTTCAGACGA from Algibacter sp. L1A34 includes these protein-coding regions:
- a CDS encoding 5-(carboxyamino)imidazole ribonucleotide synthase; this translates as MNYFSSNFKLGILGGGQLGKMLLYNTRKFDIYTCVLESSNEAPCKTACDEFHLGDLMNYDAVYNFGKQVDVLTIEIENVNIDALVALEKEGVKVYPSAKTLQIIQNKATQKLFYVDNNIPTSPFTRFAFTSEITEAINHGSLSLPFVWKCAQFGYDGTGVKIVKTVDDLKDLPNVECITENLVPFKNELAVIVARNALGETKTYPVVEMEFHPEANQVEYVICPARIDATVAKKAEEAALKVSKAINHVGLLAVEMFQTKNDEILINEVAPRPHNSGHQTIEASYTSQFEQHIRAILNLPLGRTDNKVGGVMVNLVGAEGFSGNVVYENIEKIMSMDGVTPHIYGKKQTRPFRKMGHVTIVNEDLNEARRIAEEVKNSIRVISE
- the purE gene encoding 5-(carboxyamino)imidazole ribonucleotide mutase translates to MNKVGVIMGSKSDLPVMQDAIDILKGFNIEVEVDIVSAHRTPEKLFDYGKNAHTRGFAVVIAGAGGAAHLPGMIASLSPLPVIGVPVKSSNSIDGWDSVLSILQMPGGVPVATVALNGAKNAGILAAQILGASDKVVLDKIIAYKEDLKVKVNESAKNLG